In Triticum aestivum cultivar Chinese Spring chromosome 5B, IWGSC CS RefSeq v2.1, whole genome shotgun sequence, the following proteins share a genomic window:
- the LOC123116357 gene encoding BTB/POZ domain-containing protein At1g55760-like yields MQMRTASVEQAQSGVARMLREGILTDITVNAAGGSMRAHRAVLAARSPVFLSMFSHNLREKELSTVDISDMSIGACKALVRYLYGDARSEWELLEHRSELVAAGDKYGIANLKKACEESLREDVGVENVLDRLQMAHTYSLPALKRTCVRLLVDFGKMYEIPEDFVAFMAAADQDLADEIRSTAILRGRKLAAREKKPAAKKTRRPSVRKSPPSKASGSSIPARRSKVPTSTPKLDASNTAAGKRGRRRKSTPSQDPDGGAPDKRPRRLNVRLAGDEWAK; encoded by the coding sequence ATGCAAATGAGGACGGCGTCAGTGGAGCAAGCCCAGTCTGGCGTCGCGCGCATGCTGCGAGAAGGCATCCTCACGGACATCACCGTCAACGCGGCCGGCGGCAGCATGAGGGCCCACCGCGCCGTCCTGGCCGCGCGGTCGCCGGTGTTCCTGAGCATGTTCTCGCACAACCTCAGGGAGAAGGAGCTCTCCACGGTGGACATCTCCGACATGTCCATCGGCGCGTGCAAGGCCTTGGTCCGCTACCTCTACGGCGACGCCAGGTCCGAGTGGGAGCTGCTCGAGCACCGGAgcgagctcgtcgccgccggcgaCAAGTACGGCATCGCCAACCTGAAGAAGGCCTGCGAGGAGAGCCTGAGAGAGGACGTGGGCGTGGAGAACGTGCTGGACAGGCTGCAGATGGCGCACACCTACAGCCTGCCGGCGCTCAAGCGGACGTGCGTCAGGCTGCTCGTGGACTTCGGGAAGATGTACGAGATCCCCGAGGATTTCGTGGCGTTCATGGCGGCTGCGGACCAGGACCTTGCAGACGAGATCCGCTCGACTGCAATTCTCAGAGGGAGAAAGCTCGCGGCCAGAGAGAAGAAGCCTGCAGCTAAAAAGACTCGGCGCCCGAGTGTGAGGAAGTCTCCGCCTAGCAAGGCTTCAGGCAGCAGCATTCCGGCTCGGAGGTCCAAAGTCCCGACGTCCACGCCTAAGCTGGATGCGAGCAACACTGCGGCAGGTAAACGGGGCCGCCGGCGGAAGTCCACGCCAAGCCAAGATCCCGACGGCGGCGCTCCGGATAAACGGCCTCGGCGGCTCAATGTCCGGCTTGCAGGCGACGAGTGGGCCAAGTGA
- the LOC123116356 gene encoding BTB/POZ domain-containing protein At1g55760-like: protein MSRSTPGNDVEVEGRFVLLELGPDEQTKRSKEDFYVGSWRWQLSAVRANGHTSVTLSPSSRSFDKYAAVVSLKLIHFPEIGPGVVQNLEVVSVPLNCPCTSTVTDECKSRRCLIDIEFIKMTRRGKPESVLRSRETRTSMEQAQSGFARMLREGILTDITINAIGGSIKAHRAVLAARSSVFLRMFSHNLKEKKLSTVDISDMSIDACQTFVGYLYGVIASEDELLTHRSELLAAGDKYGIADLKKACEESLRRDVSTENVLERLQTAHTYGLPALRRTCVRLLVDFGKMYEIPKDFAEFMDTTDQDLIDEIRSTATLSGRKLAARKKTAAKITRRRSF, encoded by the exons ATGTCAAGATCGACCCCGGGGAACGACGTGGAAGTTGAAGGAAGATTTGTGCTGCTGGAGCTAGGACCCGATGAGCAAACCAAGAGATCCAAGGAAGACTTCTATGTTGGGAGCTGGAGATG GCAACTATCCGCAGTCCGAGCGAATGGGCATACTTCAGTGACGCTTTCGCCATCTTCACGATCTTTTGACAAATATGCTGCCGTTGTTTCCCTGAAACTTATACATTTTCCTGAAATTGGACCGGGCGTAGTTCAAAATCTTGAAG TGGTTAGCGTGCCTCTCAACTGTCCTTGTACATCGACAGTGACCGATGAATGTAAATCAAGAAGATGCTTGATTGACATCGAGTTTATCAAAATGACTAGG CGTGGCAAACCAGAGTCTGTTTTGCGTTCTAGAGAAACGAGGACGTCAATGGAGCAAGCACAGTCTGGTTTTGCGCGCATGCTGCGAGAAGGCATCCTCACCGACATCACCATCAACGCCATTGGTGGCAGCATCAAGGCCCACCGCGCCGTTCTGGCCGCACGGTCATCAGTGTTCTTGAGGATGTTCTCGCACAACCTCAAGGAGAAGAAGCTCTCCACGGTTGACATCTCCGACATGTCGATCGACGCATGTCAGACCTTCGTCGGCTACCTCTACGGTGTCATCGCGTCGGAGGACGAGCTGCTCACGCACCGGAGCGAGCTCCTCGCGGCCGGTGACAAGTACGGCATCGCGGACCTCAAGAAGGCGTGCGAGGAGAGCCTTAGGAGGGACGTGAGCACGGAGAACGTGCTGGAGAGGCTGCAGACGGCACACACCTATGGACTGCCGGCGCTCAGGAGGACCTGCGTGAGGCTGCTCGTGGACTTCGGGAAGATGTACGAGATTCCCAAGGATTTTGCAGAGTTCATGGATACCACGGACCAGGATCTCATAGACGAAATCCGTTCGACTGCAACTCTCAGTGGGAGAAAACTTGCGGCCAGAAAGAAGACTGCAGCTAAAATTACTAGGCGCCGTAGCttctaa
- the LOC123114849 gene encoding uncharacterized protein — MSRPVPRNDVEIEGRFVLLELGPHEQTKRSKKEFSVGKRRWQLSAVRVDEHTSVTLSTSSLFWDKCLASVTLKLVLFPENQPVVVHNRQEVDLPLNGPHTWTVTDGCKSTRCLVEIEFRNITELKDFSDGLEIRNVPDTKLKRFEENFLIPLIVQRDGNHDISARNKEKKVTTEK, encoded by the exons ATGTCGCGACCGGTCCCGAGGAACGACGTGGAGATCGAAGGAAGATTTGTGCTGCTGGAGCTCGGACCCCATGAGCAAACCAAGAGATCCAAGAAAGAGTTCTCTGTCGGGAAACGGAGATG GCAACTATCCGCTGTCCGAGTCGACGAGCATACTTCGGTGACGCTTTCAACATCTTCACTCTTTTGGGACAAATGTTTGGCTTCCGTTACCCTAAAACTTGTGCTCTTTCCTGAAAATCAACCGGTGGTAGTTCATAATCGTCAAG AAGTTGACCTACCTCTCAATGGTCCTCATACATGGACAGTGACGGATGGATGTAAATCTACAAGATGCCTGGTTGAGATCGAGTTTCGCAACATTACTGAG TTGAAGGACTTTTCTGATGGTCTAGAGATAAGAAATGTACCTGACACAAAATTGAAGAGATTCGAAGAGAACTTCCTCATTCCCCTGATTGTGCAAAGAGATGGAAATCACGACATTAGCGCTCGCAATAAAGAGAAAAAAGTCACAACAGAGAAATGA